From Triticum aestivum cultivar Chinese Spring chromosome 4A, IWGSC CS RefSeq v2.1, whole genome shotgun sequence, a single genomic window includes:
- the LOC123086726 gene encoding putative receptor-like protein kinase At4g00960 gives MATYAGGANTEENNQTVLSTLPKELPLDFLRTITDQFSDHRILGTGAFGTVYTGVMPDSQRIAMKKLAESAPVARDKAFTNEVQNIMALHHKNVVKLVGYCHEGQKKVVQNNGRYIVADVYESLLCYEYLPMGSLQKNLFDKPINMAWDARFKIIKGICDGLLFLHRIPITHMDLKPQNILLDNNMILKIADFGLSRLFGQEQTRANTQNVVGSYGYIAPEYLYRGEISAQSDIYSLGLLIIETTTGEKNNPKQNEPSAREFIERVRQNWTEGHIASRYSKLNANGLQEVKVCIEIGLDCVRIDRKSRPSIESIVQRLDGRCASKRANQFSTTSMRS, from the exons ATGGCCACTTACGCTGGAGGAGCCAATACGGAGGAGAACAATCAGACTGTTCTAAGCACATTACCCAAGGAACTGCCGTTGGACTTCTTGAGGACTATCACAGATCAGTTCTCAGACCATCGCATTCTTGGTACGGGTGCATTTGGAACGGTTTATACG GGAGTTATGCCAGATAGCCAAAGGATTGCCATGAAGAAGCTTGCAGAGAGTGCACCGGTTGCACGCGACAAAGCGTTTACCAATGAGGTCCAGAATATCATGGCTCTCCACCATAAGAATGTGGTAAAGTTGGTTGGGTACTGCCATGAAGGACAAAAGAAAGTTGTTCAAAACAATGGAAGATATATTGTTGCAGATGTTTATGAAAGCCTACTCTGCTACGAATATTTACCTATGGGAAGCCTTCAGAAGAACCTTTTTG ACAAACCCATTAACATGGCTTGGGATGCGCGCTTCAAAATAATTAAGGGGATCTGCGATGGTTTACTCTTTCTTCATAGGATTCCTATTACCCATATGGATTTGAAGCCTCAAAATATACTGTTGGACAATAACATGATACTGAAAATTGCGGATTTTGGACTTTCCAGGCTCTTTGGTCAAGAACAAACACGTGCAAACACACAGAATGTTGTGGGATCATA CGGATACATAGCCCCAGAATACCTATACAGAGGTGAAATCTCCGCTCAGTCAGACATATATAGTTTAGGCCTATTAATCATCGAGACTACCACCGGCGAGAAGAATAACCCCAAACAGAACGAACCTTCAGCAAGGGAGTTTATCGAAAGA GTACGTCAAAATTGGACAGAAGGACACATAGCATCCAGATACTCAAAATTAAATGCAAATGGCCTCCAGGAAGTAAAAGTATGCATTGAAATTGGTCTAGATTGTGTGCGCATTGATCGGAAGAGCAGACCCTCAATCGAAAGCATTGTTCAGAGGCTCGATGGCCGCTGTGCAAGCAAAAGGGCAAACCAG TTCTCCACTACTTCCATGCGATCATAA
- the LOC123086725 gene encoding disease resistance protein Pik-2, whose product MADLAVGLAKSVVEGALTKAQSAIEEDSKLRQSAQRDLVFITGEFQMMQSFLKLADDERTRNIVVRTWVRQIRELAYDVEDCIEFVLHLDKKSQWWRRLLPPFVSAARQPLDEAIAEIRQLKIRVEDVSSRNARYSLISDSGSKPVVVHQQPPSAARAAMGATAFHMLVEATDITKRQHGDLTQLITKKDGGLQVVSVWGTGGDLGTTSIIRKAYSDPESCQNFACRAWVKLAHPFNPHDFIRGLTAQFYANTCQELHEEALRGVLTRSEATQDDYLKEFVRQVNDVRYLIVLEDLSTMAEWDAIRTFLPDKKNGSWIIVSTQQFEIASLCVGHSYQVLELKQFSADHSVYAFREGSQGDREKAEERPAEQGVSSENILTCKNSAATEWMQEYPIIGRESEMNELRQHTTFARFHSFQVISVWGIAGVGKSALVRNLFCDRILANGLFVKYGWVDVSHPFNLRDFSRSLLLGFHSESLQANETINRGTIRFENPIQECRDLLEHHHCLVVIDDLQSKKEWDLIKAALLPRSSKKSVIIAITSEASIATCCADKEELIFNVKGLQADAASSLFHQEVQRKNPDSSLKDLREEEAAKLHELILKCGGLPQVIVEIAGILAKKTVTLMDTVGSTNDRFMHTLENNPEYDSLQGLFSWMYSYFRSCPDSLKPCIFYMSLFPRDQSPRRRRVVRRWVAEGYSRDSEDNSAEQNGEKFFSNLLDLSIIQHPPQLVTATSGDRRMISCRVNGFIREYIVSRRMEENLVFELEGCCEITTQRTGRHLIIRESWDRDKIVFESMDFSKLRSLTVFGKWRQFFVSESMKLLRVLDLEDSLDVQDADLEKMLKLLRRLKFLSLRGCREIHHLPSSVGDLRQLQTLDIRHTLIVNLPGNIKKLQKLQYIRAGTSIQAQESSTPCLSVPKFCGRHRQFGVVVPRGINKLTTLHTFGVVNIGASGGKAILKELKDLTQLRKLGVSGINRRNSKKFSSAISRHVHLESLSVQLDKGSQSCLSGIVLPLKTLQSFKLHGPVEKLPVLKIDELSMLIKLDLEMTILTEDDIKLIGSLSKLFTLRIKLLQDSKVHFCVKEAGLEVPTYQMVKVLDIGFNSNFEVTFGTNTMRSLELIKAHCCNGSSVKFSGLNNVTELKVLLLKGCCDNALKEELESQLAQHPNEPVLEQEE is encoded by the exons ATGGCGGACCTCGCGGTGGGCTTGGCCAAATCGGTGGTGGAGGGGGCGTTGACCAAGGCCCAGTCGGCCATCGAGGAGGACTCCAAGCTGCGGCAGAGCGCGCAGCGCGACCTCGTGTTCATCACTGGCGAGTTCCAGATGATGCAGTCCTTTCTGAAGCTCGCCGACGACGAGCGCACCAGGAACATCGTGGTCAGGACCTGGGTGCGGCAGATCCGGGAGCTCGCCTACGACGTGGAGGACTGCATCGAGTTCGTCCTCCACCTCGACAAGAAGTCCCAGTGGTGGCGCCGCCTGCTCCCGCCCTTCGTGTCGGCCGCCAGGCAGCCGCTCGACGAGGCCATCGCCGAGATACGGCAGCTCAAGATCCGGGTGGAGGACGTGAGCTCCAGGAACGCGCGCTACAGCCTCATCAGCGACTCCGGCTCCAAGCCCGTCGTCGTGCATCAGCAGCCGCCGTCGGCCGCCCGCGCCGCGATGGGCGCCACGGCGTTCCACATGCTCGTCGAGGCGACGGACATCACGAAGCGGCAGCATGGGGATCTCACCCAGCTCATCACCAAGAAAGACGGCGGCCTCCAGGTGGTCTCCGTGTGGGGGACGGGCGGCGACCTCGGGACGACGTCCATCATCAGGAAGGCCTACAGCGACCCGGAGAGCTGCCAGAACTTCGCCTGCCGCGCGTGGGTGAAGCTTGCGCATCCTTTCAATCCCCACGACTTCATCCGGGGATTGACGGCGCAGTTCTACGCAAACACTTGCCAAGAGTTACACGAAGAGGCACTCAGAGGCGTCCTGACGAGGTCGGAGGCCACCCAAGACGATTACCTCAAGGAGTTCGTGCGGCAAGTCAATGATGTGAGGTATCTCATCGTCTTGGAAGACCTGTCCACCATGGCTGAGTGGGATGCTATCAGGACTTTTCTTCCTGACAAGAAGAATGGCAGCTGGATCATCGTGTCCACGCAGCAGTTTGAAATTGCAAGCTTGTGCGTGGGTCATTCGTACCAAGTattggagctgaagcagttctctGCTGACCACTCGGTTTATGCCTTCAGAGAG GGATCTCAAGGTGATAGAGAGAAAGCAGAGGAGAGACCAGCAGAGCAAGGAGTGAGCTCTGAAAATATACTCACCTGTAAAAATAGTGCAGCCACCGAATGGATGCAAGAGTACCCGATCATTGGACGTGAGTCAGAAATGAATGAGCTTCGTCAACATACAACATTTGCACGTTTTCACTCTTTTCAAGTTATATCTGTTTGGGGAATAGCTGGTGTTGGGAAATCAGCTCTCGTAAGAAACTTGTTCTGTGATAGAATTCTTGCCAATGGCCTATTTGTTAAGTATGGTTGGGTGGATGTATCTCATCCATTCAATTTAAGGGACTTCTCTCGGAGCTTACTTTTGGGTTTTCATTCTGAATCACTTCAAGCCAATGAGACTATTAACCGTGGAACGATCAGATTCGAAAACCCCATTCAAGAGTGTCGTGATCTTCTGGAACACCATCATTGCCTTGTTGTTATTGATGATCTGCAGTCCAAGAAAGAATGGGACTTGATAAAAGCTGCCTTATTGCCTAGATCCTCTAAAAAAAGTGTTATCATTGCCATTACGTCAGAAGCAAGCATTGCCACATGTTGCGCGGACAAGGAAGAGCTCATATTTAATGTCAAAGGTCTTCAAGCTGATGCAGCGTCTAGTCTCTTCCACCAAGAG GTACAAAGGAAGAACCCAGACTCCTCTCTGAAGGATCTcagagaagaagaagcagctaaaCTACATGAACTTATTCTCAAGTGTGGCGGGCTTCCACAAGTAATAGTTGAAATAGCTGGCATATTGGCAAAGAAGACTGTCACACTAATGGATACGGTAGGTTCTACCAATGACAGGTTCATGCACACATTGGAGAACAATCCAGAGTACGACAGTCTACAGGGCCTATTCAGTTGGATGTATTCCTACTTCCGCAGTTGCCCAGATTCCCTTAAGCCATGCATCTTCTACATGTCACTTTTCCCCCGAGATCAGAGCCCCCGGCGGAGACGTGTTGTGAGGAGGTGGGTCGCGGAGGGCTACTCCAGGGACAGCGAAGACAATTCTGCAGAGCAAAATGGGGAGAAGTTCTTCTCCAATCTCCTTGACCTGAGTATTATCCAGCATCCACCTCAGTTAGTCACCGCTACTTCAGGAGATAGAAGGATGATCTCGTGCCGCGTCAATGGTTTCATCCGGGAGTACATCGTCTCGCGGCGGATGGAAGAGAACCTTGTCTTTGAGCTGGAGGGTTGTTGTGAGATAACCACACAACGCACGGGACGTCACCTTATCATAAGGGAGAGCTGGGACAGAGACAAGATTGTGTTCGAGAGCATGGACTTCTCCAAGCTACGGTCACTGACGGTGTTTGGGAAGTGGAGACAATTTTTCGTCTCTGAAAGCATGAAGCTGCTCCGGGTGCTCGACCTGGAGGATTCATTGGATGTACAGGATGCCGATCTCGAGAAGATGCTAAAGCTGCTGCGTCGTCTCAAGTTCCTCTCGCTGCGAGGATGCCGTGAGATTCACCATTTGCCAAGTTCAGTAGGTGATCTGAGGCAGCTCCAGACTCTGGATATCAGACACACATTGATTGTGAACCTACCAGGGAACATCAAAAAGCTACAGAAGCTGCAGTACATCCGTGCCGGCACCTCTATCCAGGCACAGGAATCATCAACACCATGTCTTTCAGTACCAAAGTTCTGCGGACGTCACCGCCAATTTGGTGTTGTGGTTCCTAGAGGGATTAACAAACTGACAACGTTGCACACATTCGGTGTTGTCAACATTGGTGCATCAGGCGGGAAAGCCATCCTTAAAGAGCTCAAAGATCTGACTCAATTGCGCAAGCTCGGAGTGTCTGGCATCAACAGGAGAAACAGCAAGAAGTTCTCCTCTGCAATCTCACGCCATGTCCATTTGGAATCCTTGTCGGTGCAGCTGGACAAGGGCAGTCAAAGTTGTTTGTCTGGCATCGTCCTGCCTTTGAAGACGCTGCAGAGTTTTAAACTGCATGGGCCTGTGGAGAAGTTGCCAGTTTTGAAGATCGACGAGCTTAGCATGCTGATAAAGTTGGATTTGGAGATGACCATATTGACAGAGGATGACATAAAGCTCATTGGGAGTCTATCCAAACTATTCACTCTCCGTATCAAGCTGCTCCAAGATAGTAAGGTCCATTTTTGTGTTAAAGAGGCTGGACTTGAGGTGCCAACTTACCAAATGGTCAAGGTCCTAGACATCGGTTTCAACTCAAACTTCGAAGTTACTTTTGGGACAAACACAATGAGAAGTCTTGAGCTGATAAAGGCTCACTGCTGCAATGGTTCTTCAGTGAAGTTCTCCGGCCTGAATAACGTAACTGAACTCAAGGTACTCTTGCTGAAGGGTTGCTGTGACAACGCACTGAAGGAAGAGCTGGAGAGCCAACTTGCCCAGCATCCAAACGAACCAGTTTTGGAGCAGGAGGAATAG